From a region of the Drosophila ananassae strain 14024-0371.13 chromosome XL, ASM1763931v2, whole genome shotgun sequence genome:
- the LOC6504166 gene encoding uncharacterized protein LOC6504166 translates to MNPFRPRQQQQPQQPPQRVRSERMPGDREREMDRSVHRRLRDAWIPAAAAAAAAAAATAAAAATVAPGNGTGTGNGPEMLAGAEIVPVATPVVAMGAGMGPVGMGAGTGTGIGLGMAAVRLRHNHHHPPDVERFMLNLRILLLRQSAGFNLGAGDGVFVWNWREPAMATGQMGEGDGDVEEEDDDLELATVGAVLPRI, encoded by the coding sequence ATGAATCCCTTCCGGccgaggcagcagcagcagccgcagcagccaCCACAGCGTGTGAGATCGGAGCGTATGCCGGGCGATCGGGAGCGTGAGATGGACCGCTCGGTGCACCGCCGCCTGCGGGACGCCTGGATtccggcggcagcagcagctgcagcggcggcggcggccacagcagcagcagcggctaCGGTAGCACCCGGAAACGGAACTGGAACCGGCAACGGACCGGAAATGCTCGCCGGAGCAGAAATCGTACCAGTAGCGACACCAGTAGTGGCTATGGGAGCAGGAATGGGTCCGGTTGGAATGGGAGCTGGGACAGGAACTGGCATTGGCCTTGGAATGGCAGCAGTGCGATTACGTCACAACCACCATCATCCGCCCGATGTGGAGCGGTTCATGCTCAACCTGAGGATCCTGCTGCTCCGGCAGAGTGCCGGATTCAATTTGGGTGCCGGCGATGGCGTATTCGTGTGGAATTGGCGGGAACCGGCCATGGCCACCGGGCAGATGGGCGAAGGCGATGGCGATgtcgaggaggaggacgacgacTTGGAGTTGGCGACAGTGGGAGCGGTGCTTCCACGTATTTAA